The Pontibacter pudoricolor genome contains a region encoding:
- a CDS encoding carboxypeptidase regulatory-like domain-containing protein, which translates to MKGFLFSALLLLAACCGSKQGKATTGSEADTTSVNTTQVQQNQATIKQGIAGRILWESGNRMPSPDAPPTESKRGVQRTVYIYELTNANQVTTQNGVFHTNIQTKLVAEVATDANGNFSVALKPGKYSLFTKEEKGLYANLFDGEMNIFPVEVKDGQVSTIEFLVNYQASY; encoded by the coding sequence ATGAAGGGATTTCTGTTTTCGGCGCTGCTATTGCTGGCGGCCTGTTGCGGTAGCAAACAGGGCAAGGCAACCACAGGCTCGGAGGCAGATACCACTTCGGTTAATACTACACAGGTGCAGCAAAATCAGGCTACTATAAAGCAAGGTATTGCCGGTCGCATTTTATGGGAATCCGGTAACCGGATGCCTTCGCCGGATGCGCCGCCAACCGAAAGCAAACGTGGTGTGCAGCGCACGGTTTATATCTACGAGCTCACCAATGCCAACCAGGTTACCACGCAAAACGGTGTATTTCACACCAATATCCAGACTAAATTAGTAGCAGAAGTTGCTACAGATGCTAACGGAAACTTTTCTGTTGCGCTGAAGCCTGGCAAGTATAGCCTTTTCACGAAAGAAGAAAAGGGACTATATGCCAATCTTTTTGATGGGGAGATGAATATTTTCCCGGTTGAAGTGAAGGATGGGCAGGTTTCAACGATAGAGTTTCTGGTAAATTACCAAGCAAGTTATTAG
- the ftsY gene encoding signal recognition particle-docking protein FtsY, with protein sequence MGIFDFFSKEKKKESLDKGLEKTKDSFFGQLSKAVIGKSTVDVEVLDELEEILVHADVGVETTVKIIDRIEKRVARDKYVNTSELDNILREEIAALLEENKAGDGANFDLPAGIKPYVIMVVGVNGVGKTTTIGKLASQFHKAGKKVVLGAADTFRAAAVDQLIIWGERVGVPVISHGMNTDPASVAYDAVKKGVEIGADVVIIDTAGRLHNKVGLMNELSKIKRVMQKITEDTPHEVLLVLDGSTGQNALLQAREFTKATDVTALAITKLDGTAKGGVVIGISDEFKIPVKYIGVGEKIEDLQLFDKQQFVESFFSRKK encoded by the coding sequence ATGGGAATTTTTGACTTTTTCAGTAAAGAGAAGAAAAAGGAATCGCTGGACAAAGGGCTGGAGAAAACCAAAGACAGCTTTTTTGGCCAACTGAGCAAAGCCGTTATAGGTAAATCTACTGTTGACGTAGAAGTGCTGGACGAGCTGGAAGAAATTCTGGTACATGCCGATGTAGGCGTTGAAACCACTGTAAAGATCATCGACCGCATTGAGAAGCGTGTAGCCCGCGATAAGTATGTAAATACATCGGAGCTGGACAACATTCTGCGTGAAGAGATTGCTGCCTTGCTGGAAGAAAACAAAGCCGGAGACGGAGCTAACTTTGATTTGCCTGCAGGTATAAAGCCATATGTAATTATGGTAGTAGGCGTAAACGGCGTAGGTAAAACTACAACGATTGGTAAGCTTGCCTCACAATTCCACAAGGCCGGTAAAAAAGTAGTGCTGGGCGCTGCCGATACCTTTCGTGCCGCTGCCGTTGATCAGCTGATTATCTGGGGTGAGCGTGTAGGGGTGCCGGTTATATCGCATGGCATGAATACTGACCCTGCTTCGGTGGCTTACGATGCCGTGAAGAAAGGCGTAGAGATCGGTGCGGATGTGGTGATTATTGACACGGCTGGCCGACTGCACAACAAGGTTGGTCTGATGAACGAGCTTTCGAAGATCAAGCGAGTAATGCAGAAAATAACAGAAGATACTCCGCACGAAGTATTGCTGGTATTGGATGGCAGCACAGGCCAGAACGCTTTGCTACAGGCCCGCGAGTTTACCAAAGCTACCGATGTTACAGCGCTTGCCATTACCAAACTGGATGGCACAGCTAAAGGCGGCGTAGTAATCGGTATTTCGGATGAGTTCAAGATTCCGGTGAAGTATATTGGCGTGGGTGAGAAAATTGAAGACCTGCAGTTGTTTGATAAGCAGCAGTTTGTAGAGTCGTTCTTCTCGCGCAAAAAGTAA
- a CDS encoding DUF4295 domain-containing protein, giving the protein MAKKVVATLKTATGKDWAKVIKAVKSPKTGAYSFKEEMVPVDKVQEVLAK; this is encoded by the coding sequence ATGGCTAAGAAGGTAGTTGCAACCCTAAAGACCGCCACAGGTAAAGACTGGGCAAAAGTGATCAAAGCCGTTAAGTCGCCAAAAACTGGTGCTTACAGCTTTAAAGAAGAAATGGTTCCTGTTGATAAAGTGCAGGAAGTTCTTGCAAAGTAA
- the rpmG gene encoding 50S ribosomal protein L33: MAKKAKGNRIQVIMECTEHKTSGMPGTSRYITTKNRKNTAERLELKKYNPVLKKVTVHKEIK; this comes from the coding sequence ATGGCTAAAAAAGCAAAAGGTAATAGAATCCAGGTTATTATGGAGTGCACAGAGCATAAAACTTCTGGCATGCCTGGAACTTCAAGGTACATCACTACCAAAAACAGAAAGAATACGGCTGAGCGTTTAGAGCTTAAGAAGTATAACCCGGTGTTGAAAAAAGTAACTGTACATAAAGAAATTAAATAA